A genomic window from Methanovulcanius yangii includes:
- a CDS encoding 2-oxoacid:ferredoxin oxidoreductase subunit gamma, with amino-acid sequence MRHEVLFSGFGGQGIILSAVILGRAAALYDNKYAVQTQVYGPEARGGASMSAVVIDDDPILYPKVKKPDIYVIMSQQGFEKYGAGAPPSATMLLDSELVLERPECRYREIPSTKEAKDGLGRVIVANIVMLGAVVTATRVVSKEAIEQAVLDSVPKGTEDLNMAALRRGFELGEQNSN; translated from the coding sequence ATGAGACATGAAGTGCTCTTCTCCGGGTTTGGCGGTCAGGGCATCATCCTCTCGGCGGTGATCCTCGGCAGGGCTGCGGCACTCTACGACAACAAATACGCCGTCCAGACCCAGGTCTACGGCCCCGAGGCACGCGGCGGGGCATCGATGAGCGCCGTCGTCATCGATGACGATCCCATCCTCTACCCGAAGGTAAAAAAACCCGACATCTACGTGATTATGTCCCAGCAGGGATTCGAGAAGTACGGGGCAGGCGCTCCGCCCTCCGCGACGATGCTTCTTGACAGCGAACTGGTGCTCGAGCGGCCCGAATGCCGGTACCGTGAGATACCGTCAACAAAGGAAGCAAAAGACGGCCTCGGACGGGTCATTGTCGCAAATATCGTGATGCTGGGGGCGGTGGTGACCGCAACCCGCGTCGTCTCGAAAGAGGCCATCGAACAGGCGGTCCTTGACAGTGTCCCCAAGGGCACGGAAGACCTGAACATGGCCGCACTGCGACGCGGATTTGAACTTGGAGAGCAAAACAGCAACTAG
- a CDS encoding ABC transporter substrate-binding protein, with translation MKGKSLLIMTALVAFAVIFAAGCIDGGNGGPTEEKTELSFGYQPSTHQIAYMVAKDKGWWEEDLAPFGITTITDHKFPTGAPEMQAMLAGEIDVAYVGAAPVISALDQGLDAKIIAAVQVQGSDLVVRPEVTYTGPEDLKGLTIATFPPGTIQDTLLRDWLQQNGIDPDTDVDIRGMGPGDATVAIAESAVDAVFLPHPAPATIAAEGNGYTAVTSGEMMQDHACCVLVASGDLIRNHPDIVEQIVKTHIRATEYSIENQEEAAQIYHDMNKVELDVIEASFASWDGRWVTDPALIVVSVVDYTEVQAELGYIKNPMTADEIFDLSFYEKAVAA, from the coding sequence ATGAAAGGAAAATCACTTCTTATTATGACCGCACTCGTTGCATTCGCCGTCATTTTTGCCGCCGGATGTATTGATGGCGGAAACGGCGGACCGACAGAAGAAAAGACCGAACTCTCCTTCGGGTACCAGCCCTCCACCCACCAGATTGCCTACATGGTGGCAAAGGACAAGGGCTGGTGGGAAGAGGATCTTGCACCATTCGGCATAACCACCATCACCGACCACAAGTTCCCGACCGGAGCACCCGAGATGCAGGCAATGCTTGCGGGGGAGATTGATGTCGCCTATGTCGGTGCCGCCCCCGTCATCTCCGCACTTGACCAGGGCCTCGATGCAAAAATCATTGCAGCAGTGCAGGTTCAGGGATCCGACCTCGTGGTACGCCCCGAGGTGACCTACACGGGCCCCGAAGACCTGAAAGGCCTTACCATCGCCACCTTCCCTCCCGGCACCATCCAGGACACCCTGCTGCGCGACTGGCTCCAGCAAAACGGTATTGACCCCGACACCGATGTCGATATCCGCGGCATGGGACCCGGCGATGCAACCGTTGCCATCGCCGAATCTGCTGTTGATGCAGTATTCCTGCCCCACCCGGCACCGGCCACCATCGCTGCCGAAGGCAACGGATATACCGCCGTCACCTCGGGCGAGATGATGCAGGACCACGCATGCTGTGTCCTTGTCGCATCCGGTGACCTCATCCGCAACCACCCCGACATCGTCGAACAGATCGTAAAGACCCACATCCGGGCAACCGAGTACTCCATCGAAAATCAGGAAGAAGCGGCACAGATCTACCATGACATGAACAAGGTGGAACTCGATGTCATCGAGGCATCCTTTGCCAGCTGGGACGGCCGCTGGGTAACCGACCCCGCACTTATCGTGGTGTCCGTTGTTGACTACACCGAAGTCCAGGCAGAACTCGGGTACATCAAGAATCCGATGACCGCTGACGAGATCTTCGATCTCTCCTTCTATGAGAAGGCTGTGGCAGCCTGA
- a CDS encoding 2-oxoacid:acceptor oxidoreductase subunit alpha, translating into MTTLEFMQGNAACCEGALAAGCNFFGGYPITPSTEIAERMALKMPKKGGVFIQMEDEIASIGAVIGASWTGARAMTATSGPGFSLMMENLGYAVMTETPCVVVNIQRGGPSTGQPTMSAQGDMLQCRFGSHGDISTIALVPSTVQEMFDLTVKSFNLADRFRVPTFLMSDETIGHMREKISIPDSVEIIPRKEPKPGKLTYEAEDDMIPGFPTFGKGYRAHVTGLTHNERGYPEATNPELHEALVRRLVDKIESKRHEIADYDAVNTDAETVFVTYGPSTRAVRQVLHDHPEENIGHLNLRIVWPFPEDTLKLFTNAKTFIVPELNLGQMAREVQRHVTGQQVIPMGRLGGTIHSPDELYEKVQEVA; encoded by the coding sequence TTGACGACACTTGAGTTCATGCAGGGAAATGCCGCCTGCTGCGAGGGGGCACTCGCCGCAGGGTGCAACTTCTTCGGAGGGTATCCGATTACCCCTTCGACGGAGATTGCAGAGCGGATGGCACTCAAAATGCCAAAAAAAGGCGGCGTATTCATCCAGATGGAAGATGAAATTGCAAGCATAGGTGCAGTCATCGGGGCCTCATGGACCGGTGCGAGGGCGATGACGGCAACCTCCGGTCCCGGGTTCTCCCTCATGATGGAAAACCTCGGCTATGCCGTGATGACGGAAACTCCCTGTGTTGTGGTCAACATCCAGCGGGGCGGGCCGTCGACCGGGCAACCGACCATGTCCGCACAGGGCGACATGCTCCAGTGTCGCTTCGGATCACACGGTGACATCTCAACAATAGCTCTTGTGCCTTCCACGGTCCAGGAGATGTTCGACCTGACGGTCAAGTCGTTCAACCTCGCCGACCGGTTCCGGGTCCCGACATTTCTTATGTCCGATGAGACGATCGGCCATATGCGCGAGAAGATCTCCATTCCGGATTCGGTCGAGATCATCCCCCGCAAGGAGCCAAAACCCGGCAAGCTCACCTATGAAGCGGAGGATGACATGATCCCCGGCTTCCCGACCTTCGGGAAGGGGTACCGTGCGCATGTCACCGGCCTGACCCACAATGAGCGGGGATACCCCGAGGCGACCAATCCCGAACTGCATGAGGCTCTTGTACGCAGGCTCGTGGACAAGATCGAATCAAAACGCCACGAAATTGCCGACTACGATGCGGTCAATACCGATGCAGAGACGGTCTTTGTCACCTACGGCCCATCGACACGTGCCGTCCGCCAGGTGCTCCATGACCATCCCGAGGAAAACATCGGGCACCTGAACCTGAGAATCGTCTGGCCCTTCCCGGAGGACACCCTGAAGCTCTTCACCAACGCAAAGACCTTCATCGTCCCCGAACTTAATCTCGGCCAGATGGCACGGGAAGTCCAGCGGCATGTCACCGGACAGCAGGTGATCCCGATGGGGCGGCTCGGTGGAACCATCCACTCGCCGGATGAACTCTACGAAAAGGTGCAGGAGGTGGCCTAG
- the argH gene encoding argininosuccinate lyase, translating into MSGDLVRRGRLSAARPELVTEYLSSMDTDRWIAMADIRVDIAHLLMLDRQGIVSRDTSSAVMKQLIGMYENGIPESAFDEQYEDIHAGIEAHIIAEAGMQHGGRLHMGRSRNDEVATCIRIRLREDILGQLEALLKLRRTLLEIAGANSGTIMPGFTHLQHAQPTTLAHYMLSYEHAFGRDFERLVDAYVRVNRCPLGSAAFASTGYPIDRAYTAGLLGFPDLSLNTMDAVSARDFALETAAACTILMSTMSRLCEELILWSSAFVEFVTLDDAYCSTSSIMPQKKNPDTAEIMRGKTGAVAGAFVAALTTVKGLPMSYNRDLQDLTPSLRTAIMEAGRAVEIAAGMLATATFHPDRMRAEAGRGFSTATDLADLLVRSYGLAFRESHNIVGRAVKKGSVDLASLDEAAVEITGTTLSARGLTQEAIEEALDPGYSVSVRRAAGGPAPEAVAAQLEVRREAMGEDEAWVLDERLRLAEAETAMLEKGRELIAYHI; encoded by the coding sequence ATGAGCGGGGATCTGGTACGACGGGGACGGTTATCCGCAGCCCGTCCGGAATTGGTCACGGAATACCTGTCGTCGATGGACACTGACCGGTGGATTGCGATGGCTGATATCAGGGTCGATATCGCCCATCTGCTGATGCTTGACCGGCAGGGGATCGTCAGCAGGGATACCTCGTCGGCCGTGATGAAACAGTTGATAGGGATGTACGAAAACGGGATTCCCGAGTCGGCGTTCGATGAGCAGTATGAGGATATCCATGCCGGCATCGAGGCTCACATCATCGCCGAGGCCGGCATGCAGCACGGGGGGCGCCTCCATATGGGGAGATCCCGCAACGACGAGGTCGCAACCTGTATCCGGATCCGCCTTCGAGAGGATATACTGGGGCAACTGGAGGCTCTTCTGAAGCTCCGCAGGACGCTTCTGGAGATAGCGGGTGCGAACAGTGGGACGATCATGCCCGGATTCACGCATCTCCAGCATGCACAACCGACAACGCTTGCGCACTACATGCTCTCGTACGAACATGCATTCGGCCGCGATTTCGAACGGCTTGTGGATGCCTATGTGCGCGTGAACCGCTGTCCGCTCGGTTCGGCGGCTTTCGCCTCCACGGGCTATCCAATCGACCGTGCCTACACGGCAGGGCTCCTCGGATTTCCTGATCTCTCTCTCAATACGATGGATGCCGTATCGGCGCGTGACTTCGCACTCGAGACGGCTGCCGCATGCACCATTCTGATGAGCACCATGAGCAGGCTCTGCGAGGAACTCATTCTCTGGAGTTCGGCCTTTGTGGAATTCGTTACCCTTGATGACGCCTACTGTTCGACGAGCTCCATCATGCCCCAGAAAAAGAATCCCGACACCGCCGAGATTATGCGGGGGAAGACCGGTGCGGTTGCCGGAGCATTTGTGGCGGCGCTGACGACGGTGAAAGGGCTTCCGATGAGCTATAACCGGGACCTTCAGGATCTGACCCCCTCCCTGAGAACGGCGATCATGGAGGCGGGGCGTGCCGTGGAGATTGCCGCCGGCATGCTTGCGACGGCGACGTTCCATCCCGACCGCATGCGTGCGGAGGCGGGGAGGGGCTTTTCCACCGCGACTGATCTTGCGGACCTTCTGGTCCGTTCCTACGGGCTTGCCTTCCGTGAGTCGCACAACATTGTCGGGCGTGCGGTGAAGAAGGGCTCGGTCGACCTGGCGTCCCTTGATGAGGCCGCCGTGGAGATTACCGGGACGACGCTTTCGGCCCGCGGGCTGACACAGGAGGCAATAGAAGAGGCCCTGGACCCCGGTTATTCGGTCAGTGTCCGGCGGGCTGCCGGAGGGCCTGCGCCTGAAGCGGTCGCTGCCCAGCTGGAGGTCCGGCGGGAGGCCATGGGTGAGGATGAAGCCTGGGTCCTTGATGAACGCTTACGCCTTGCAGAGGCGGAAACGGCAATGTTGGAAAAAGGACGGGAGTTGATAGCATACCACATTTAA
- a CDS encoding ABC transporter permease, with protein MDNKQKSQLRRILIPLTSVLVVILLWQAVAVYIIDNPFALPSFTQVLDAFYRDLFGPRGTLSTDTVVSLYHFAIGMAVALLVGIPAGVAMGWFKTVDQALNPLVEVLRPIPPLAWIPFAIIWFGLTHASAGFIIFIGAVFPILVNTYTGFRNVPKVFIEAGKVLGCTSSLRQIKNIAFPSAIPEITAGIRISMGVGWMCLVGAEIFGAGTGKYGLGKNLWTYYNLHQMDSVVVYMLVLGFIGLMMDMIFRYYVAKQTVRWQGQEM; from the coding sequence ATGGATAATAAACAAAAGAGCCAGCTCAGGCGGATTCTCATTCCGTTGACATCGGTTCTCGTCGTCATTCTCCTCTGGCAGGCAGTTGCGGTCTATATTATTGACAACCCGTTTGCCCTGCCAAGTTTCACCCAGGTCCTCGATGCGTTCTATCGCGACCTCTTCGGCCCCCGCGGGACCCTGTCGACCGACACAGTGGTCAGCCTGTATCACTTCGCCATCGGCATGGCCGTCGCCCTCCTTGTCGGAATTCCGGCCGGTGTTGCGATGGGATGGTTCAAAACCGTCGACCAGGCACTCAACCCGCTGGTCGAGGTTCTCCGGCCCATCCCCCCCCTGGCATGGATCCCCTTCGCCATCATATGGTTCGGTCTCACCCATGCATCAGCAGGATTCATCATCTTCATTGGGGCGGTCTTTCCCATCCTCGTCAACACCTATACCGGTTTTCGCAATGTGCCGAAAGTGTTCATCGAGGCGGGAAAAGTGCTCGGGTGCACGAGCAGTTTGCGCCAGATCAAAAACATTGCCTTCCCTTCGGCCATCCCTGAGATCACCGCAGGCATCCGCATCTCCATGGGCGTAGGGTGGATGTGCCTGGTCGGTGCCGAGATCTTCGGAGCAGGTACCGGCAAGTACGGCCTCGGGAAAAATCTATGGACGTATTACAACCTTCACCAGATGGACAGTGTGGTCGTCTATATGCTCGTCCTTGGATTCATCGGCCTGATGATGGATATGATCTTCAGATATTATGTGGCCAAACAAACCGTCCGCTGGCAGGGACAGGAGATGTGA
- a CDS encoding succinate--CoA ligase subunit beta — translation MKLLEFEAKDIFKKHGIPVPEGKVVKSPDELYLHMDDFADEVVVKSQVDVGGRGKAGGIIVTKKADVVATATHLFKTPIKGLTAKTLLVEEKLPIEHEYYVSITIDRATRQPMILFAETGGVDIEETARTNPGALRRASFSPLLTEVPGYQMRHLLGSAPRELGPVINALYHAFCASDALLAEINPLVTTTRGVYAADAKLIVDDNALKRQGITVNRDLTPREREAEENGFSYVELDGTIGVIGNGAGLTMSTLDLITHYNGRPANFLDVGGGAGRERVMKAVRLVGGMPGVRVIIVNLLGGITRCDEVARGIIEAGIDQHVITRLAGTNEEEGKAILAKYGYQMLDTMEEVVRAAVEEAEA, via the coding sequence ATGAAACTGTTGGAATTTGAGGCGAAGGATATTTTTAAAAAGCATGGTATTCCGGTACCGGAAGGGAAGGTTGTAAAAAGCCCCGATGAACTCTATCTGCACATGGATGATTTTGCAGACGAGGTCGTCGTCAAGTCACAGGTTGACGTGGGCGGACGGGGAAAGGCAGGCGGCATCATCGTGACCAAGAAGGCGGATGTCGTGGCAACCGCGACCCATCTTTTTAAAACCCCCATTAAGGGCCTGACAGCCAAAACCCTCCTCGTCGAGGAGAAGCTTCCCATCGAACATGAATATTATGTGAGCATCACCATCGACCGTGCTACCCGCCAGCCGATGATTCTCTTTGCAGAGACCGGAGGTGTCGACATCGAAGAGACCGCACGCACGAATCCGGGTGCCCTCCGACGGGCAAGCTTCTCGCCCCTGCTCACCGAGGTGCCGGGGTACCAGATGCGTCATCTCCTCGGGTCGGCACCGAGGGAGCTCGGCCCGGTGATCAACGCCCTGTACCACGCATTCTGCGCTTCCGATGCACTCCTCGCGGAGATCAACCCGCTCGTTACGACCACGAGGGGCGTCTATGCGGCGGATGCCAAACTCATCGTCGACGACAATGCCCTCAAACGACAGGGCATCACCGTCAACAGGGACCTGACGCCCCGTGAACGCGAGGCGGAGGAGAACGGATTCAGTTACGTGGAACTCGACGGAACCATCGGCGTCATCGGCAACGGTGCGGGACTGACCATGTCCACGCTTGATCTGATCACCCACTACAATGGCAGACCGGCAAACTTCCTCGATGTCGGCGGCGGTGCGGGCAGGGAACGCGTCATGAAGGCTGTGCGACTCGTCGGCGGTATGCCCGGCGTCAGGGTGATCATCGTCAACCTCCTCGGGGGCATTACCCGCTGTGACGAAGTGGCACGCGGCATCATCGAGGCAGGCATCGACCAGCACGTCATCACCCGTCTTGCGGGCACCAATGAAGAGGAAGGAAAGGCAATCCTTGCAAAATACGGCTACCAGATGCTCGACACCATGGAAGAAGTCGTCCGCGCCGCGGTCGAGGAGGCCGAGGCATGA
- a CDS encoding thiamine pyrophosphate-dependent enzyme: protein MSTETYEKWYRQDRLPHIYCTGCGNGTVMNCTIKAVDAMGWEIDDTVFVSGIGCSSRAPGYITTDSLHTTHGRALAFATGVKMANPDLHVVVFTGDGDLSAIGGNHFIHACRRNIDMTVICMNNMIYGMTGGQGSPCTPVGKISTTTPYGATEPVFDLAELAVAAGANYVARWTSYHVAELIKAIGVGLETPGLSFIEAMVQCPTAYGRRNKLRQVGEQVEYMRSHAMLLAKKHRLEEQGKEIPEDMFTVGEFIRRYRPAMGVPK, encoded by the coding sequence GTGTCCACAGAAACCTATGAGAAGTGGTACCGGCAGGATCGCCTCCCCCACATCTACTGCACCGGCTGCGGCAACGGCACGGTGATGAACTGCACCATCAAGGCGGTGGATGCGATGGGATGGGAGATCGATGACACGGTCTTCGTTTCGGGCATCGGCTGTTCTTCCCGTGCCCCCGGATACATCACCACCGACTCCCTCCATACGACCCATGGGAGGGCGCTTGCCTTTGCAACAGGTGTCAAGATGGCAAATCCCGACCTTCATGTCGTTGTCTTCACCGGCGACGGCGACCTCTCCGCCATCGGCGGCAACCACTTCATTCACGCCTGCCGGAGAAACATCGACATGACCGTCATCTGCATGAACAATATGATCTACGGCATGACCGGCGGACAGGGAAGCCCGTGCACCCCGGTGGGGAAGATCTCCACCACCACCCCCTACGGGGCGACCGAACCGGTCTTCGACCTCGCCGAACTGGCCGTTGCAGCCGGGGCGAACTATGTCGCACGGTGGACATCATACCATGTGGCCGAACTCATTAAGGCAATCGGCGTGGGCCTTGAGACCCCGGGCCTTTCCTTCATCGAAGCAATGGTCCAGTGTCCGACCGCCTACGGCAGGCGCAACAAACTCCGCCAGGTGGGCGAACAGGTCGAATACATGCGAAGCCATGCCATGCTCCTTGCAAAGAAGCACCGGCTGGAGGAACAGGGGAAAGAGATACCGGAGGACATGTTCACCGTCGGAGAGTTCATTCGCCGGTACCGCCCTGCGATGGGGGTGCCGAAATGA
- a CDS encoding 50S ribosomal protein L16 encodes MVRKPAKMYRAVSKRAYTRRKYMGGVPGSKIVQFDMGNLKADFPVEVSITVDEECQIRHTALEAARVNINRKLIKDIGRMNFHFKLRTYPHHVLRENKQATGAGADRVSEGMRMAFGKAVGTAARVKPNQKIFTCYTTEANADKVREIMRHGIYKLPSPGRIVVEKTGN; translated from the coding sequence ATGGTCCGAAAACCCGCCAAAATGTACAGGGCTGTTTCAAAGCGGGCATATACTCGCAGGAAATATATGGGCGGTGTGCCCGGCAGCAAAATCGTACAGTTCGATATGGGCAACCTGAAGGCAGATTTCCCGGTCGAAGTTTCGATCACCGTCGATGAGGAATGCCAGATCCGCCACACTGCTCTCGAAGCAGCACGTGTCAACATCAACCGTAAACTCATCAAAGATATTGGAAGGATGAATTTCCACTTCAAGCTCCGCACCTACCCGCACCATGTTCTGAGGGAGAACAAGCAGGCAACCGGTGCTGGTGCTGACCGTGTGTCCGAAGGGATGCGCATGGCATTCGGCAAGGCAGTGGGCACAGCAGCCCGCGTCAAACCGAACCAGAAGATCTTTACCTGCTATACCACCGAGGCAAATGCCGACAAGGTACGGGAGATCATGCGCCACGGGATCTACAAGCTCCCCTCACCCGGCCGGATCGTCGTCGAAAAGACAGGAAACTAA
- a CDS encoding FumA C-terminus/TtdB family hydratase beta subunit: MTTHLTTPLGDEVLDLQAGDRVTLTGIVYTARDEAHLRMQEEGFPFDPKGAAVYHCGPVIGENCVVAAGPTTSARMNTLTGFLLDAGVRALIGKGGMNDEVLGLLEGRAVYLAFTGGCAALAASRMKVRGVWFEDLGMPEAVWALELDHLPLTVGMDAHGHNLFGDVAQRAQAEFVRMFPK; the protein is encoded by the coding sequence GTGACCACTCACCTGACAACACCCCTCGGCGACGAGGTCCTCGACCTACAGGCAGGGGACCGTGTCACACTGACGGGAATTGTCTATACCGCCCGTGATGAGGCCCACCTGCGCATGCAGGAGGAGGGGTTCCCATTCGATCCCAAGGGTGCCGCCGTATACCACTGCGGCCCTGTCATCGGCGAAAACTGCGTCGTTGCCGCCGGGCCCACCACCTCCGCCCGCATGAACACCCTCACTGGATTTCTTCTCGATGCGGGCGTGCGGGCACTTATCGGGAAAGGAGGAATGAACGATGAGGTGCTCGGCCTCCTCGAAGGCCGTGCCGTCTATCTTGCCTTTACCGGCGGGTGTGCGGCACTCGCGGCATCCAGGATGAAGGTCAGGGGAGTATGGTTCGAGGATCTCGGGATGCCTGAAGCGGTCTGGGCGCTGGAGCTCGACCACCTGCCGCTCACCGTCGGCATGGACGCCCACGGCCACAACCTCTTCGGGGACGTGGCACAACGGGCGCAGGCAGAATTCGTACGGATGTTTCCGAAATGA
- a CDS encoding ABC transporter ATP-binding protein has product MSIVSVTHLNKVFEREGLKPTTALADINLEIEEKEFICLVGPSGCGKTTLLRIIAGLEKPTSGEVRLDDTPIAGPDPQRGMVFQEYSLFPWKSVIDNIAFGLEMKGISRQERREIAEDYLHIVNLEQFRDAYPHELSGGMRQRVAIARALANKPRVLLMDEPFGALDAQTRNVMQKELLDIWEETKKTIVFVTHSVDEAVYLADRIVVLSPRPGKIEEVIDVDLPRPRDRTEPAFADLRKYILKRMEEGAPVR; this is encoded by the coding sequence ATGAGTATCGTATCAGTCACCCACCTGAACAAGGTCTTTGAACGCGAAGGACTGAAACCGACCACCGCCCTCGCCGACATCAACCTGGAGATAGAGGAGAAGGAGTTCATCTGTCTCGTGGGGCCTTCCGGATGTGGGAAGACAACGCTTCTGCGCATCATCGCCGGACTCGAGAAACCGACATCCGGCGAAGTCCGCCTGGACGATACCCCCATTGCCGGGCCCGACCCGCAGCGGGGGATGGTATTCCAGGAGTATTCTCTCTTCCCGTGGAAGAGTGTCATCGACAACATCGCCTTCGGCCTCGAGATGAAGGGCATATCCCGGCAGGAACGAAGGGAAATCGCCGAGGATTACCTCCATATCGTCAACCTGGAGCAGTTCCGGGATGCCTACCCCCACGAACTCTCGGGAGGTATGCGTCAGCGGGTTGCCATTGCAAGGGCACTGGCGAACAAACCACGCGTTCTGCTGATGGACGAACCGTTCGGCGCGCTGGACGCACAGACGAGAAACGTCATGCAAAAAGAACTCCTGGACATATGGGAAGAGACGAAAAAGACCATCGTCTTTGTCACGCACAGCGTTGACGAGGCGGTCTATCTCGCCGACAGAATCGTTGTTCTCAGTCCCCGTCCGGGAAAGATAGAGGAAGTCATCGATGTTGACCTGCCCCGTCCGCGTGATCGGACGGAACCGGCATTTGCGGATCTGCGCAAGTACATCCTCAAACGTATGGAAGAAGGAGCGCCGGTTCGGTAA
- a CDS encoding 4Fe-4S dicluster domain-containing protein, which produces MRLVIDERRCKGCNLCTTVCPYHIFQEGRNLNERGIIVPVLDRPERCTNCRLRHLYGRQLCGACQLICPDQAIFWEEEDPYATKKVVIEY; this is translated from the coding sequence ATGAGACTAGTCATAGACGAACGGCGGTGCAAGGGTTGTAACCTCTGTACCACCGTATGCCCATACCATATATTTCAGGAAGGCAGGAACCTGAACGAACGGGGAATTATCGTTCCCGTTCTGGACCGGCCCGAGCGATGCACAAACTGCAGGCTCCGTCACCTCTACGGGCGTCAGCTGTGCGGCGCATGCCAGCTGATATGTCCGGATCAGGCTATATTCTGGGAAGAGGAAGACCCGTATGCAACGAAAAAGGTGGTGATTGAATATTGA
- a CDS encoding fumarate hydratase, with translation MHRVTDSQIFRAVSDATHKALEIAQIRLPEDVTAALHAAYAAERDPVARAELSAILDNIALAGETGKPICQDTGVPVVFITLPPGIPLTTAIEEGVRDGVARATMSVPLRPNVVSPLTRDNSGNNCGERMPAVHISPGATFTLTVLPKGAGSENVSRIAMLLPSQSDDVRRFVVETALEAGGRPCPPIILGVGIGGTFDQSALLAKEALLEPIDTMDEFEQQICDDVNRLGIGPMGLGGATTCLAVKVKRAGCHTASLPVAVNIQCWAARRATVEVVL, from the coding sequence ATGCACAGAGTGACGGACTCACAGATCTTCCGGGCCGTCTCGGACGCCACGCACAAGGCACTGGAGATTGCACAGATACGCCTTCCGGAGGATGTCACTGCAGCGCTGCATGCTGCATATGCAGCCGAACGGGACCCGGTGGCGCGGGCAGAACTCAGCGCAATTCTCGACAACATCGCCCTCGCGGGAGAGACGGGAAAACCCATCTGCCAGGACACCGGCGTTCCCGTAGTCTTCATCACCCTCCCTCCCGGCATTCCCCTCACAACGGCCATTGAAGAGGGAGTACGGGACGGCGTCGCCCGTGCAACCATGTCCGTGCCGCTTCGCCCCAACGTCGTCTCACCCCTGACACGGGACAACAGCGGAAACAACTGCGGAGAGCGAATGCCGGCCGTCCATATCTCCCCGGGCGCAACCTTCACCCTCACCGTGCTCCCAAAGGGAGCAGGCTCCGAGAACGTATCCCGGATTGCTATGCTCCTCCCTTCCCAGTCGGATGATGTCCGCCGCTTTGTCGTGGAGACCGCCCTCGAAGCAGGGGGCAGGCCATGCCCCCCCATCATTCTCGGCGTCGGCATCGGGGGAACATTCGACCAGTCCGCCCTCCTGGCAAAGGAGGCGCTCCTCGAACCCATCGATACGATGGACGAGTTTGAACAACAGATCTGTGATGATGTGAACCGTCTCGGCATCGGCCCCATGGGGCTCGGCGGCGCCACCACCTGTCTCGCGGTGAAGGTAAAGCGTGCGGGGTGCCACACGGCTTCGCTTCCGGTGGCGGTCAATATCCAGTGCTGGGCCGCCCGCCGGGCAACGGTGGAGGTGGTCCTGTGA